The genome window TTTTGGTTTTTGGATGATATGTATCATGACAAGAATATAGAGATCTAGTctgtatataatttatgaattagaATTAGAATTAGAATTAGATTGTTCCATGTATTATGTAGAATCAGATCTTCCATGTACATAATTATGGTGTATATGCCAACTGCTGAGGGAAGACAAATTTCTCTCTTCCAATACTGGACAattctcattttcatcattggctTATTTTTAGGCTTGTATAATTTTGGATGAAGTGGACTGATGTTCCTCTGACTGAAGCTTTTACGTATCTTAAAAGGTTACTGATGTTCCTCTGACTGAAGCTTTTATGTATCTTAAAAGGTTCCTTTACACGCTGTTTCTTCTTAGTATTCCATTGTTTCTTCTTAGTCTTCTATTGTAACTTATCTGACGACATGAGTACAATATCAATGGGAGTAGCATGTCCAGAACCACATTTACAGATATATACCGACTGAGATTCGCCTAACTAGCATTATATTTCACTACATAAAGTAGCATTATATTTCGctacattaatataatttctaaatttaaaccTTTAATTTCAATGTTTATACAAAGCAGCAGGAAAGAACATCCATCATCGATTCAGAAAATGTATGAAACAGGCAACCTTGGAAAATGTAGAAACAGGCAACCTCGACTATTGCTATCCATTACACTCGTAAACCAAAAGGACAGTTTGCACAACTTGACAGTTGACAGGGCACATTTCAATACTTCAGAACTCACAAAATTGTagttaatatttcaaatattaacTATTACAGTATAGtgtatttaatttgtatttatcAATCAGAAGAGCACATGTATATTACTTTCTATGTTGATGTGTCATGTAAAAAGATACTCTCCACCATATTCGCGTATAATTACTGGAACACTTGTGGCTGGGATCtgcaaaacaaatatttgaacaataaaatatacaaacaaaatgATAAGAAACAAAGATTTCATTTTCACTTTACCAAATAATGCTATGATATAGGAAGTTTAATTCcttttaatatacatatgtCCATACAACTATCAAGCTAGACCCCTTGGAGTAAAAGATAGTTTATATCCTCTACAAATTTATGTAAATGGAAGGCAGCCATTATATATAAGAACAGATGTATCATATACTAATTGCTAAAACCAGAAAGTTGAGCAAAAAGTTGCATTTGGATCTACAGACCTGTCTACAGTCCAGATAAAATATCAAGTGGCATTGAAACTCAAGAACTGAGAGACTTGGTATGACATAACTCAATTTTCCCCGCACAAAGATTTTTATTTCCTTTCTAAGCTTAAGATCATTTCTGATCTTCCACTTGCCTCTTGCTATGTCTCTTTTCCAAGAATATATTCTTTTACTATCTATAAGAAGAAATCTAAGAGGGGAACAGGATACAGCCTAAGACAGCTCGTTTTATTATTAGACTAGTAGTTTGTATCATCTGCTTGATATATGATCAATTAATTATCCTGAAGAGAATAATGCGAATTACTTATATCACAGTCTATTAGTGAACCATGAAAGTTCTCAGAGCCACCTTGTTTTAACAGAAGAGAGTTCGATGGATTACTTGGCTCTATTCACTATATAAAATGGATTAGCAGAACAAATTTTGACATGAGAAATCAAGCAAATTTGTCATTTTCAGTTGATAGTATTGATTCCAAAAATCAACTTACCATGCCATAATCCGTGATAATCACCGATACATAATCTGAAGGAGTGGCATCATACCTGTTTCATTTCAATAGTATTAATAAGTTAACTAATTCAAACAAAGACAACTAGACATAATACAGGTAATTTCACAACAATTTTCTGAATGAGTAGCTTACAACAAATTAAGAAGTTGGAGATTGTCTTTTTTAACCGAATCATCATTATAACGAATATCCAATTCCCCTGGAACCTTGGATATGGCCCCTGGATCACCtacaaaatatttaacaatGCAGTCCAATGTAACTTAATGTAGTGGCAAAGAATAAATAACTTTATATTGTAGATACAGTTTATGCAAGTAAATATAAAGCAATTATTAGTTTGTTGAACATACCAAGTTCATTACAGCAAATTGAATCAAGTTGCACCCTCTCATGAAACTTATATGCTTCGCAGCAGATCATGACCGGAACACGAAATTCATGTGCAACCATAGCAACACATGCAGTCCCAACCCTTGAGTATACTGTTCCATTGGACAATACAGAAGCAGCCCCAAGAAAAACTCTGGTGATCTCATGCATAATATAGGAGATGGCATTTATATGAGTATATGTGCAGTTCACTCCCATTTGGACTAGTCTGCGGACTAGTGCTTGACCTTCAAGTTTGGGACGCGAGTCAACCACCACAACTCGGAATCCAGTGCCAAGTTCATGAGCCCGTAAAAGAATCATTTCAACAACAGAAGATGAACCATATGTGAGTAGAACATCCCCTTCCCTGACTTTTGCAACAGCATGCCCGACTATAATCTTGTCTGCCAGTACTATCTTCTCAGTAATGAAACGATCTATGTCTGAACTAATAGAGGCTTTTGCTTCCGATTCAGAAATATCAGAAGGTAATCTTGTAATATGAGCCTTAAGAAACCGAATTGCATTACCCATGCTAATTGAGAGGGGCCGGCACTCAATCAGAAAGGAAATGTAACCATTGATCTTGGCTATTAAATCTCTATTAATAGTTTTCTCTGATGGTGCACAGTAGTCTTCTATAGCTTTTTGAAATGCCTGCAGCATTGCTATACAACGAGCATTGCCCCCTGTAATATCTCCGGCAAGATATTGTAATCCAACCTGAAAACAGAAGTTGATATAGATTTTACAAACTATACAAACCAGGTTACACCTGGTAGGATAGTACTCAcaaatataattctaataacGTGATGTAATACCTTGTAAACAGCTGGATGAATATGATCAGATTGGAAAAACTTTGTCTCAAGATCAGGAAGCTGACTTCCGCGCTCATATTGAGGCAGATGCAGAAAAAATTCGACCCTGTTCCGGGCTTCAATTTGTTTGACTACTGAACGTTTTTTAGCCTTTTCCACCCGGGTTTTATCATCAAATTGCATTCGAGGGGGAGGCACATCTTTCTTCCTATCCTTTTCGAGAGGTCGATCACCTCCTTTCTTCTCAGAAGCTGCTACAGGAACATCTTTCTTTTGTTTAGGCTGTTTTAGCACTTTCCCTGTCTGCACAGAAGCTTCCCGTCCAGTAGCACCAACAGATACTTTTCCTTCATCTTTGAACACGCAGATGTAAAATTGAGACACGTGGTATTACAAATCTACCATTTTTACATAAGGAAACtataaaaaaagagaaaagcaAAGTATAAAAGACAGACTCATCATCTTCCACCTAAGGAGAGTGAAGAAAGTTTATTATACAGTTAGCACAGAAGATGCACTAGCTAAAACAACAAAAAACTTCTATTTTACAGTCAAATACTGACCATTTGAGCCTTTAGCAGCTGCCTTCGCAGCTCGTTGAGCCTCTTGCAAGGCGCGCCTTTCAGCTTTTGTTGTTTTCGCTTTTAGTGATTTTGAATCTGACTCCATGGAAACTGCAGAAGCTGGATAACCTTTTCCTACAAGTTAAAGAgttattttaacaataaatacaTACACAGATGAGAACATGACACATCCACTCAAAGGCACAAGAATTTCTACATACAAATTGACTTGTTAGAGGGACTTAACTGAACTTGTGCAACTCTAGCTATCATATATATTGGGCATTAAACACCAAGTTAATATCAACAACATATGCCAGGAAAGATTATTAGATCACATTTCCGCATTCAAGAACCCCTTCACTGTACATGTGCAAATCTGATTTATAtgacaattaaatatatataatcaccgGTGACTAACTACCTCTTTCTAACAGGTCCCTGTTTCTTACTATTGATCCAAGTTAAACATGGGTATTCTTTACGAGTATATACAAATATCAATTAAGATATAAGTCGACTAGGCAGGAAAAAGGCGCACAAATAATATTAGTACAAACCTATAAGTAGGGATGTTCAACCTTGAACAGTGGAACCAAGTAGTTCACTTGTCTCAGTCTTCAATACAAGTAAACTACCgtacatttttcatatttcacaaCTTAGCCTCAAAACGAAATTATGTAACAAATATACAGTTGTAATCTCAGATGAGCTTCTCATACCAAATAATATCAAAACTTAACATTCCAATACACacaaaaaactaaaacaataaCAACTAATCTACTATCATAAACATAAGAGCTAAGCTACATAAGCAAGATAACTCAAATTTCGATAAATATACCCTCATTGGCCACTTGAGTAACTTTTTTCGACAAACTCCTAACCGCCATCATATCCAATCCATTACTCGGCAGCGACATTGGCAACTTCCCCCTACTATCCGACCTACTCCAATTCTCCAAATCCTCCGAAAACTCGCCATCCCCTATCCTACTCGACGACACCGGAGACGTTCCTAGCACCGAATCCCCGGGATTATAGCTCCCTACCGGCACATAGTCCACCTCCGATCGCCGAACATCCCTCACCGGCACCGGAACTCCGACAGCGCGGCCGATATTATCGGAAGCATGACGTGCCGGTGGAATCATGACCGGAGACAAAGACGCCGACACTGGCGGCAAATCGGCGGGTCCGGATTGGGTCCGGTCGGGTTGGGGAGCAAAAAAACCGACTTTTCGGACTTTCGGGTCGATAACCCGAGAAGTACGACGAGGATCCATTTAGAGAAGAGAGTGAATTGAGTTGAAGTTAAGGAATTGGGGGTGGTGATATGACGAGTGTAGATATAGAAATGGTAGTCATTTTAGGGTTTAGTTCGTAGTTCACATTGTAGAGAGAATAAGAATCTggttctttttttatttaatttctagggttttgattggttgtTTGTGTTTGATTAGCTGAGTGAGAATCTGTATTGGGATTGGTGAGTTTTCATTGGCCTAGGAATTAcggtgaaaattttaaattatatatttcaatcgATAATTACTTTTTATCAGGTACTAGTAGTTTATTACTTGGTggatatatatgaatttagatTTAGAAATCTCAAAAGTACATTTAaagcaaattatatataatattatgtaaaTTTCAGTGAAAAGTTGGTTAATTTGTCTCAATAAAATCTAAATAGAAAATTTGAAACCGTGTCGATTGGAATATATTGTcgactttttaaattttagggGTTCTTTTTACAACATAAAGATTGATAGATGAGtaggtttataaaataatatagaactcaattaattatttaacttaaataATTCTGAGTTATTAATGTCTAGCCAGAATTTTGCAAATGTAAttgaaaaattaacaaatatgcAAGTGGAGAAGGAAAAAGGTGAATAAACAAGATCTTTGGTATCTAACATGATTGTTGAGGTAAGAAATGATGGTGATATAGACTCTTTGTATTTGTCTTCTTGTAAACAAAGTTTGCAggttttatgaaattatttcaTGTTGTCATTAACTTTGCAGTGATCTTTTCTGAATTGGACAGGCAAATATATATCATCCACTGCTTGATGATCAGATATTTTCCTAAACTCAGTATACATGGAATCAATCATAAAAACTAATAATCAGAATAAGATGAGTTGAGTAGCTTTGCTCTAAACACAGTGACCATTCCTGAAAAGATATCAGATATTGATGAGTTTTAGTGTTACCTTTCTTCTAGCAGCTACAGCTGCTGTTATTACAGTTACTAGGATTCGAATTAACTGCTCGATGATCCAAAAACCTTTTGTTTTTGTATGATTGTTTTATCCGGATCATTGATAATTGCCTAATTATAATGTTGCAATCAGTGTTCGATGTGTATTGCTTAAGTTTGACCATGTGAAGGCAAATTGCACGCGATCTGCTAAGcaatttttttgacagaacTTGAGTCCAAGAATGAGAAGTCTTTACCACTAGCCGGTTCATTTATCCTCTTTTGCTAACAACTGTTAGAATACTGGTGAAAATGCAATTTATACACATTTTTTGTTGATTGATAGCTTTTTTCCATGCATTTTCAGAGAATAAGAACAGTAACATTGAGTCGaattaagaaaaagaagaagaagagcagAGCCTTCATTGTAAATTACATTTAAATGATAACAAAGAGAAAAACTAGAGATGTGTCAGAAAAATAGAGTTTCTGAAAGATGCAGCAACTAATATGGAGAAAAGGAGGGAGAAACTTGAGGTCAAATTGCTTGAATTCTATTGTTTAAAGCAGCAACATATTGACGAAGGAGCTCATTTGcgaaaatatttgaaatccaaaatccTGGAGGCTCACATGCTCAATGCAACCAAAACCTCACTGCAATTTGACAAGGAAAGACTTGAGGAAGGAATTAAACAGAATCGATTGGCAGAGAAACAACTTGAGAGTGCTACAGCAAGTTTGAAGGAAATTCAAGGTCAGAAATGTGTGGAATCGGCCCAATTCAAGTGGCAACTGTTGTTGCTTAAAGAACAGCTTTTGGGGTTTGGAATCGAAGAAAAGGGTATCAAGAATGTTGAGCTGGAACTGGAAGCAATTGAGTTGAAGAGAAAAAAGATAGAGCTTCAGTTAGACATGAGAGAGTTGGGAGTCAACTTGGTCTCTGCTCAAACAAGTTTACctgtgttttcaaaattttctgagGTACAACTTACAAGATACATTTTTGGTACATTTCGTGATATAATTTGTGAATTCTCTTGAGT of Daucus carota subsp. sativus chromosome 3, DH1 v3.0, whole genome shotgun sequence contains these proteins:
- the LOC108215015 gene encoding uncharacterized protein LOC108215015 gives rise to the protein MDPRRTSRVIDPKVRKVGFFAPQPDRTQSGPADLPPVSASLSPVMIPPARHASDNIGRAVGVPVPVRDVRRSEVDYVPVGSYNPGDSVLGTSPVSSSRIGDGEFSEDLENWSRSDSRGKLPMSLPSNGLDMMAVRSLSKKVTQVANEGKGYPASAVSMESDSKSLKAKTTKAERRALQEAQRAAKAAAKGSNDEGKVSVGATGREASVQTGKVLKQPKQKKDVPVAASEKKGGDRPLEKDRKKDVPPPRMQFDDKTRVEKAKKRSVVKQIEARNRVEFFLHLPQYERGSQLPDLETKFFQSDHIHPAVYKVGLQYLAGDITGGNARCIAMLQAFQKAIEDYCAPSEKTINRDLIAKINGYISFLIECRPLSISMGNAIRFLKAHITRLPSDISESEAKASISSDIDRFITEKIVLADKIIVGHAVAKVREGDVLLTYGSSSVVEMILLRAHELGTGFRVVVVDSRPKLEGQALVRRLVQMGVNCTYTHINAISYIMHEITRVFLGAASVLSNGTVYSRVGTACVAMVAHEFRVPVMICCEAYKFHERVQLDSICCNELGDPGAISKVPGELDIRYNDDSVKKDNLQLLNLLYDATPSDYVSVIITDYGMIPATSVPVIIREYGGEYLFT